From the genome of Thermogutta terrifontis, one region includes:
- a CDS encoding Gfo/Idh/MocA family protein: MMFEQTGKNPLISRTTRREFLRNGAAATTIGGWTLLPHAASVAETPANERVVLAIVGCGGRGSALAGGFLQRGDCRIAYVCDPFLPRAEALAKTVAQTQGTAPKVVDDLRKALDDNTVDAIVSATPDHWHALSTVWACQAGKDVYVEKPVSHSIWEARKMVEAARKYQRVVQIGTQNRSAPYNFDAKEYISSGKLGRIHLCRIFNQKFWGNFPPKPDSDPPPGLNWDIWNGPAPEARYNFNYQYNWHHFWRYSGGDIANDASHQIDLARWLLGVGCPRTVYSVGGRFDSEGAAETPDTQIAVYEYDGLLVTFELTLYTPYMLKIDPEIRDNDLFPYWPQCATRIEIYGTEGVMYVGRHGGGWQVFERPKSRQPVVTAQRYGRFPDPEHKANFIECIKARKLPNADVEEGYRSGLLIHYANISLRLGGVKIVLDPQKELPVEPAEAHSLIKREYRPPYVIPENV, translated from the coding sequence ATGATGTTCGAGCAAACTGGCAAAAACCCGTTGATTTCGCGCACCACGCGTCGTGAGTTTCTCCGCAACGGTGCAGCAGCGACAACCATCGGGGGATGGACGCTGCTTCCTCACGCAGCTTCCGTGGCCGAAACTCCAGCCAACGAACGAGTCGTACTCGCGATTGTGGGTTGTGGTGGTCGTGGGAGCGCTCTGGCCGGCGGGTTCCTCCAACGCGGTGATTGCCGCATCGCCTATGTCTGTGATCCTTTTCTGCCCCGCGCGGAAGCACTGGCGAAAACGGTGGCCCAAACTCAAGGGACGGCTCCCAAAGTCGTTGATGATCTCCGCAAAGCCCTTGACGACAATACTGTGGATGCCATCGTGTCGGCCACACCCGATCACTGGCATGCGCTGAGCACTGTCTGGGCGTGCCAGGCAGGCAAGGATGTGTATGTCGAAAAGCCGGTGTCCCACAGTATCTGGGAAGCCCGCAAGATGGTGGAGGCAGCTCGTAAGTATCAGCGGGTGGTCCAAATTGGCACTCAGAATCGGAGCGCTCCCTACAATTTTGATGCAAAGGAGTACATCAGCTCGGGAAAACTGGGACGCATTCACTTGTGCCGGATCTTCAATCAGAAGTTCTGGGGAAATTTCCCGCCCAAGCCGGACAGCGATCCGCCGCCGGGTCTCAATTGGGACATCTGGAATGGCCCCGCGCCCGAGGCCCGATATAACTTCAACTATCAATACAACTGGCATCATTTCTGGCGGTATTCCGGTGGCGATATTGCCAACGATGCCAGCCATCAGATCGATCTTGCCCGGTGGTTGTTGGGCGTCGGCTGTCCCAGGACGGTGTACTCCGTTGGCGGGCGCTTTGATAGCGAGGGCGCAGCGGAGACACCAGACACACAGATTGCCGTGTATGAGTACGATGGACTGTTGGTAACTTTTGAACTGACCCTCTACACCCCGTACATGCTGAAAATCGACCCGGAAATCCGAGACAACGATCTGTTTCCTTACTGGCCGCAGTGTGCCACCCGAATCGAAATCTACGGCACAGAAGGCGTCATGTATGTTGGTCGTCACGGAGGGGGCTGGCAGGTCTTCGAACGGCCGAAATCCCGTCAACCGGTGGTCACAGCCCAGCGGTATGGGCGATTTCCGGATCCGGAACACAAGGCCAACTTCATCGAATGCATCAAGGCCCGCAAGCTGCCCAACGCGGATGTGGAAGAAGGCTACCGCAGCGGCCTTCTCATTCACTACGCAAACATTAGCCTTCGACTGGGGGGCGTGAAGATTGTCCTTGATCCTCAGAAGGAGCTTCCAGTTGAACCTGCCGAAGCCCATTCGCTCATAAAACGCGAGTACCGCCCGCCGTACGTGATCCCCGAAAACGTGTGA
- a CDS encoding dual specificity protein phosphatase family protein, with translation MVIDQILDNLFVGSCPVDYNDVESLKRAGITAVLNLQTDEDIASRDIHRSALETAYRRAGIQEIREPIRDFDYDHLRARLPEAVAELRRLLQNGHKVFVHCTAGMNRSPTVVIAYMHWVLGWDLYQAESHVYARHYCYPLTAAIASQPVPTFDESPSDPACESP, from the coding sequence ATGGTCATCGATCAAATCCTCGATAACTTATTCGTGGGTTCGTGTCCGGTCGACTACAACGATGTCGAATCCCTCAAACGGGCTGGCATCACGGCCGTGTTGAACCTCCAGACGGACGAGGATATCGCCTCCCGAGATATTCACCGGTCAGCCCTTGAAACGGCGTACAGGCGGGCAGGTATCCAGGAAATTAGGGAACCGATTCGCGATTTCGATTACGACCACCTCAGGGCGCGGCTTCCGGAGGCGGTGGCAGAATTACGGCGGTTGCTCCAGAACGGTCACAAAGTTTTCGTCCACTGCACCGCCGGGATGAACCGCTCCCCCACGGTCGTGATCGCCTATATGCACTGGGTGCTTGGATGGGACCTGTACCAGGCGGAATCCCACGTTTACGCCCGGCACTACTGCTACCCGCTTACCGCCGCCATCGCATCCCAGCCGGTCCCCACGTTTGACGAAAGCCCAAGCGACCCGGCGTGTGAATCGCCCTGA
- a CDS encoding sugar phosphate isomerase/epimerase family protein, giving the protein MRFAICNETFQDRSLEDGFALAAECGYEGIEIAPFTLAQRVTDLSPQRRAEIRQAIEKAGLKTVGLHWLLAKTEGFHLTSPDETIRQRTAEYLRELARCCADLGGTILVFGSPQQRNVLPQVTRAKAEDYAVEVFEKLIPELERTNTILALEPLGIQETNFVNTAEEAVAIINKLGSPRVRLHLDCKAMCSEATPIPTLLRTFREHLVHFHANDPNRLGPGFGDLDFVPIFEALLEIGYQGWVSVEVFDYGPGPERIARESIQYMLRCLEQVQRVRAGKT; this is encoded by the coding sequence ATGCGATTCGCCATTTGCAACGAAACTTTTCAGGATCGGTCGTTGGAAGACGGGTTTGCCCTTGCTGCCGAGTGCGGCTACGAGGGTATCGAAATTGCGCCGTTCACGCTAGCGCAACGCGTGACCGATCTTTCGCCGCAGCGGCGGGCGGAAATCCGGCAGGCCATTGAAAAAGCGGGACTGAAAACGGTGGGGCTCCACTGGCTGCTGGCCAAGACGGAGGGCTTTCACCTCACCTCGCCCGACGAAACAATCCGCCAGCGAACCGCCGAATACCTGCGTGAACTTGCCCGATGCTGCGCTGACCTGGGCGGTACGATTCTCGTTTTTGGATCGCCTCAGCAACGGAATGTTCTCCCCCAGGTGACCCGGGCCAAAGCCGAAGATTACGCTGTGGAAGTCTTTGAGAAGCTGATTCCGGAACTTGAACGCACCAACACCATCCTTGCTCTGGAGCCGCTCGGCATCCAGGAAACCAATTTCGTCAACACCGCGGAGGAGGCCGTCGCGATCATCAACAAATTGGGATCGCCGCGTGTAAGACTACATCTGGATTGCAAAGCGATGTGCAGCGAAGCGACGCCCATTCCCACGCTTTTGCGAACGTTCCGCGAGCACCTGGTCCACTTTCACGCCAATGATCCAAACCGGCTTGGCCCGGGCTTTGGCGACCTCGATTTTGTGCCGATCTTTGAAGCGCTGCTTGAGATTGGGTATCAGGGCTGGGTTTCGGTAGAGGTGTTCGATTACGGTCCCGGTCCAGAACGAATTGCTCGGGAAAGTATCCAGTACATGCTTCGGTGCCTGGAACAGGTGCAGCGGGTGCGTGCCGGGAAAACGTGA
- the tadA gene encoding tRNA adenosine(34) deaminase TadA — protein MDTNSHERFMELALREAEQAFEEDEVPIGAVIVHENRVIASAHNQRERLRDPTAHAEMIAITQAAEALRSWRLEGCTLYVTIEPCPMCAGAILQARIPTVVYGADDPKAGAVRSLYQLLEDSRLNHRCTVIPGVLADKCTEIIRRFFQKQRALGKK, from the coding sequence ATGGATACAAATTCGCATGAGCGTTTCATGGAGCTCGCGCTTCGCGAGGCGGAGCAGGCATTTGAAGAAGACGAAGTCCCCATCGGTGCGGTGATTGTTCATGAAAACCGGGTCATTGCTTCAGCCCATAATCAAAGGGAGCGGCTGCGGGATCCGACCGCTCATGCCGAGATGATCGCCATCACCCAGGCCGCGGAGGCACTCCGATCATGGCGGTTGGAAGGATGCACTCTCTATGTCACGATCGAGCCGTGTCCCATGTGTGCGGGGGCCATTTTGCAGGCAAGAATCCCTACGGTGGTCTATGGGGCGGATGACCCGAAGGCGGGCGCTGTGCGTTCACTCTATCAGCTTCTGGAAGATTCCCGGCTGAACCATCGTTGCACAGTTATTCCTGGTGTCCTGGCGGACAAGTGCACGGAGATCATCCGACGGTTTTTTCAAAAACAGCGTGCGTTGGGCAAAAAATAG
- a CDS encoding sulfatase, which translates to MTVRMSSFCTVGWLLVAALGGTIRGLPAAEVQARRPNILFCIADDWSYPHASIYGCRWVNTPGFDRVAKEGILFTRAYTPNAKCAPSRSIILTGRNSWQLKEACNHNCEFPLEFKVVTEVLEEHGYFVGKTGKGWGPGRARDANGQPRSLTGRSFDRRVTKPATSTISRNDYAANFADFLSACPKDRPWFFWYGSTEPHRPYEFGSGLRLTSKKLTDVNWVPSYWPDNDTVRTDLLDYAYEVEYFDQHLQTMLRILEENGQLDNTVVIVTSDNGMPFPRVKGQCYELSNHMPLAIMWKKGISRPGRIVDDLISFADFAPTFLELAGIEPSQSGMAPITGKSFVNILTSEQSGQVDPQRTFVLVGKERHDVGRPHDWGYPIRGILEGEWLYLRNFEPDRWPAGNPETGYLNCDGSPTKTEILHARREGRNVSWWQACFGKRPPEELYNIKEDPDCATNRIADFPEIARRLAEKMEKRLREEGDPRMFGQGAVFEQYPYVDPQTRNFYERFMSGEKLRAGWVNPDDFEPQPLP; encoded by the coding sequence TTCGGATGTCTTCATTCTGTACTGTCGGATGGTTGCTGGTTGCTGCTCTTGGAGGAACCATCCGCGGCCTGCCTGCCGCGGAAGTCCAGGCCCGGCGACCGAATATCCTTTTCTGCATTGCCGACGACTGGTCCTATCCCCATGCGAGCATTTACGGCTGCCGCTGGGTGAATACGCCTGGTTTCGACCGTGTGGCCAAGGAGGGAATCCTCTTCACCCGGGCGTACACCCCAAACGCCAAATGTGCGCCCAGCCGGTCCATTATCCTAACGGGCCGAAATTCATGGCAGCTCAAGGAAGCATGCAATCACAATTGCGAGTTCCCTTTGGAGTTCAAGGTCGTCACCGAAGTCCTTGAAGAACACGGCTATTTTGTCGGCAAGACCGGTAAAGGATGGGGACCCGGCCGGGCAAGGGATGCCAACGGGCAGCCCCGGTCGCTGACAGGCCGATCTTTCGATCGCCGCGTGACCAAGCCCGCCACGTCCACCATTTCGCGCAACGATTATGCCGCGAACTTCGCCGACTTCCTTTCCGCCTGTCCCAAAGACCGCCCCTGGTTTTTCTGGTACGGATCCACTGAACCGCATCGGCCCTATGAATTTGGGAGCGGCCTGCGATTGACCAGCAAAAAGCTCACCGACGTGAACTGGGTTCCCTCCTACTGGCCGGATAACGACACGGTACGCACCGACTTACTCGACTATGCCTATGAAGTCGAATACTTCGATCAACACCTGCAAACGATGTTGCGGATTCTTGAAGAAAATGGCCAATTGGACAATACGGTTGTCATTGTGACCTCCGACAACGGCATGCCCTTTCCCCGAGTCAAAGGTCAATGCTACGAGCTTTCCAACCACATGCCGCTGGCCATCATGTGGAAAAAAGGCATTTCTCGCCCCGGCCGAATCGTTGACGACCTCATCAGTTTCGCTGATTTCGCCCCCACATTCCTGGAACTGGCGGGCATCGAACCATCGCAGTCTGGAATGGCCCCCATCACCGGGAAGAGTTTCGTCAACATCCTCACCAGTGAACAATCTGGTCAGGTGGATCCTCAAAGGACCTTTGTGTTGGTGGGAAAGGAACGTCACGACGTTGGACGTCCCCATGATTGGGGTTACCCGATTCGCGGGATTCTGGAGGGTGAGTGGCTGTACCTGCGCAATTTTGAGCCAGACCGCTGGCCCGCGGGTAATCCGGAAACCGGCTATCTTAACTGCGACGGCAGTCCAACCAAGACGGAGATTCTGCATGCTCGGCGGGAAGGTCGGAACGTTTCCTGGTGGCAGGCCTGCTTTGGAAAAAGGCCGCCCGAGGAACTCTATAACATCAAGGAAGATCCCGACTGTGCCACGAACCGGATCGCCGATTTTCCGGAGATTGCACGCCGTCTTGCCGAGAAAATGGAAAAACGTCTTCGTGAAGAGGGTGATCCCCGTATGTTCGGACAGGGGGCCGTGTTCGAGCAATACCCCTATGTTGATCCTCAAACGCGCAATTTCTATGAACGTTTCATGAGCGGGGAAAAGCTCCGTGCTGGATGGGTCAATCCGGACGATTTTGAGCCGCAGCCACTTCCGTAG